The DNA sequence TAAGTAGTTCATCCTGGAATGGAAACGGAGAGGGGGACCTACCGTATCCAATAGTGCTGCACTTCGGTTGATGCCATATGCACCAGACGCCAGGCCGGCAAAGGTCTGGCCAGGAAGCTATAGTAGATAGCAGCGAAGTATAACGATTGCGGGAGAAGCAAGCTTCCGCCGAAGGACTCGAGTCCCACCGTAAGTAGAATGTTGACTGCAGGGGACGAGAAACGACTGCCGGGTTCCCATGAGGTGGAGCCGTCGTAATCGGCGTCGGACACACTaccaagagccaagacaatGAGCATCATGGCAGTGGCAAGATTAGGGGCAAGACCCTGGGTGAATACATCATCATAGGTGCTCCGGAATTTGTCCTCGTCCAGGATTGGATAGAATCGGTGGACGAGCTGGAAGAATTTGTGCATTAGCTCGTCAGCCTCGTTGCGCGAGACGGCCGGTATCTCAACTTGGTTGAGTGGCTTTGGGGTCAAAGATAGGGAGGCCGGGACACTACGGCCCAGTTCAACGTGGAGGAAGATATCTTGTGGATAATCACCGAGGAGGGCTCGGGCTGGAGCCGACCGTAAGAGGCTACCTGTCGTTGTGGAGTGTGATAAGGggatggccatggtggtgttgagccCAGCTGAGTTGAGCGGAGTTGGTGCCAGTGACGGAGCCACGTCCGGGGTCTCCGCCGAGCCCAGGCCAAAgtcctcgccgaggatgaaCTGTGCACTGTCGGGGTGTTGGCGGCTCGAGTCCGACTGATCCGCTGTTGAGCCATCTGCCCGTCGTTCTAATGCCTCGAGCCGGTCAAGGATACCGTTTAGCTGATCTAACGGCACGGAAGCGTTCCTGCACATGGCCTAGGTGAGCAAACAGGCTCGTACAAAGCACAATGTCAGTGTAGATAAACGTACCTTGGGGGTTCGACCTCACGATACTCGCATGAGTTGCCAACCTCCTCGCAGAGGCTACAGGCTGGTCTACCGCCATCACATTTGCGCTTCCTGCCAAAACACACATTCATCAGTATCTGTAGTGCCTAGACTTTGTCTCCATCGCCACCACGAGGCAGCGGAACATGGAGCATTGCGGCCCGCCATTCCATATCGACTCACCTCTTGCGACAATAGTTGCAAGCCACAGCGGCTCGCCTCCGCTTGGGACTGTGCATGGCCGCTGCTTCTCTGTGTATCTTTCTCGTTTGGCCGAACTGCTGTTTAACAGAAGAAGTAGCGGGATAGTCGGCGGACAATCCGCAACCTGGGGCAAGCGAAATGTCTTATGCTTGGGCAGTCTGGCTGACTAGGTCTGGAACGGTTAGTGGCCGTAATTCGAACGAATCAAGCCATCTCCCCCCTCTCTTTCTGTTGGCCAATCATAGGTTGCGCGGGTGACAGTAGTCTCAAGTCGTGTCTCCCTGGCGGAAGGGCGGCTTTACCTCCGCGGCCATCAGATTTGTTGCCCTGTCAAAGCTCGTTATCTCGACTACCTTGGTCAACATGATGGACCAACCCCGGATCATGAGGACAGCCAGATTGACTTACCCCAGACTATCATATGTGGGGTAGGCGCTGTGACGGGCTGCTATCAGTCTCGGCCTGGCAACGCATAAGGTTGGCGAGATAACTCTGGTTCAACCTTCTATAACTAtctccccttctcctccctctttTCCAGTCCTCTACATCCAAGACAGCAAAACCAACAGCCCATTAACTGACAGGAACCATGACTCCATCCATTTCACACACCGACGCCCCAGATGGACTCCGCAAGCACTTGACGACGGCCCTAGTAATCTCGGTCTGTGTTGTCGACTCCGTGGCCATCGCTTATGATGGTTCTCTCATGGGCTCTCTGAACGTCATGAAGGCGTACCAGAACTACTTTGAGCTCACGACTTCAACCACTGCTGTCAACACCTGCGCCACTTTCCTGGGAGCCATCCTGGTCGGGCCCTTCACCGGAATGCTTATTGACTGGAAGGGGCGCAAGATTGGCTTGTACGC is a window from the Fusarium keratoplasticum isolate Fu6.1 chromosome 5, whole genome shotgun sequence genome containing:
- a CDS encoding Zn(2)-C6 fungal-type domain-containing protein; translation: MCRNASVPLDQLNGILDRLEALERRADGSTADQSDSSRQHPDSAQFILGEDFGLGSAETPDVAPSLAPTPLNSAGLNTTMAIPLSHSTTTGSLLRSAPARALLGDYPQDIFLHVELGRSVPASLSLTPKPLNQVEIPAVSRNEADELMHKFFQLVHRFYPILDEDKFRSTYDDVFTQGLAPNLATAMMLIVLALGSVSDADYDGSTSWEPGSRFSSPAVNILLTVGLESFGGSLLLPQSLYFAAIYYSFLARPLPAWRLVHMASTEVQHYWIRKLGSLNDAQAAAQGQLILRLCWAIFILECDIVAEHHFPRSGIDNVVEQLPFPGFGNSPEPPMLRWLANISSRRLLNRIHYVLYDTYQGATTSMDSSSCAPTSQFGISQELNRQLHAWYDLLPPAIKPDLDHDEHGLDDSILLMRFHAAGDIIHRPFLLQICALPSGETPPDARMVENAKTCLYHCRGYLGAVQGVLRKPSASLEIFTHSTMAVILLLTFASFSPTLAADLQDIKEVQAQGASILQKWSFPESSIETMLSIVRTVRVKCLGR